The genome window TGCTTTTTCCTGGAGCCGATGACAATGCATCCGGAACATCAGTGATGTTGGAACTGACCAGAATGCTCTCCCAAAGCGCTACCTCACCGAAACGGACCGTGCTCTTCGTGTCATTTGACGGGGAAGAACGTGGCCTACTGGGCTCGAAGCACTATGTCAGCCACCCCGCCTTTCCATTGGATCGAACGGTCGCCATGATCAATCTTGATCATCTGGGAGCGGGGGATGGGAAACTGACGGTTGGAATTACTCGAATGGATAAGATGCTGGCTCAGCAGGCAGCCGACCGGGCGGGATTAGACGACAATATTCAAATGTATGGTTATTTCCCCGGTGGCGACCATGTCCCATTTTTTGAAGCCGGGGTGCCGACCGTGACAGTTGTCAGCAGCGGCAGGCACCCCCATTTTCATCAACCATCTGATTCCCTGCAGTCCATTCAACCCGAAAATTTGTCCATCGCTACCAAATTCCTCTTCTCACTGATTACCCTGTTAGCTGACAAGCCTCAAGGAGCCTGTCATCCTCAGCTTACCCCGAAGGATTTGTGTCCAGGGTGAAGGTATCTGGAATTTGTTAAATTCTTTGAAGGAAATGTTCTGAGCTTGCCAATTGGCTTACCATACAATATGGCGGCACCGAACCTTCTTTCTCCTCCATTCCTTCACTGCTCAGATTTCCTCGTGAATTCTCACAGGGAACATGCAGATTGTTACCATCAATTCCCCCCGATCACGTTATTCTTTTTCTTGTTTCACTTTTTCGACTGTCTTTTCTTTAATTACTTCAATTTCCAGAATGATTTTGACCTCATCACCCACGAGCATTCCGCCACTATCCAATAATTTGCTGAATTTCATGCCGAAATCTTTTCTGTTCAGCGTTCCGGAAGCGCTGAAGCCAGCCCGTGTATTGCCCCAAGGATCCTGAGAGACCCCATTAAACGTTCCGACTAATGTAATCTCTTTAGTGACTCCCAACAAAGTCAAATCTCCAACAGCGGTGTAGTCGTCTCCGGTTTTCTTATAACTTTTCATGGTATAGGCCATGGTCGGAAACTTTTGAACGTCAAAAAAATCCGGACTTCGTAAATGCTCATCCCGTTTCTGATGATCAGTCGTGACCGAGGCGGTCTGGATGACCGCTTCAATGGTTTTAAATTCCTTCTCCTCTGCGTCCATCTCCACAGTTCCTGAATACTCTGTAAACCTGCCGTTGGTTTTGGACACCACCATATGGGCAACTTGAAATCCAACCCTGGAATGATCATGATCCAGTTTCCATTTTGCCATTTCTGCAACCGAAGCGGTGACAAACCCAAAACCAACAATCAGAACCGTTCCAATTCCAAAACACACTTTGGAAACATTCCGCATCACATAACCTCCTGTGAAAATTGAAGACATACTGGATGACTGGTCTTCGTTCATGAATAAACAACAGCACATGATCTACGGATCAACTATCATCCAGCGCTCAACGAATAATTTACCCGACCGGCGAATTGCTGTTGCCGGAAGCCGGATCATCCAGCCA of Nitrospiraceae bacterium contains these proteins:
- a CDS encoding polyisoprenoid-binding protein, yielding MRNVSKVCFGIGTVLIVGFGFVTASVAEMAKWKLDHDHSRVGFQVAHMVVSKTNGRFTEYSGTVEMDAEEKEFKTIEAVIQTASVTTDHQKRDEHLRSPDFFDVQKFPTMAYTMKSYKKTGDDYTAVGDLTLLGVTKEITLVGTFNGVSQDPWGNTRAGFSASGTLNRKDFGMKFSKLLDSGGMLVGDEVKIILEIEVIKEKTVEKVKQEKE